The DNA sequence gacgaatcttataatcctagttagtccatgattggataatatttatcaaatacaaacgaaaatgctacagtacccattttgtaaaatttttttaactaaacaaggccttaatacaaTGCAAGTTTGGGGTGGGTAGATGCGTTCGCTGCAGGCGTGCATCGGTGCATGTGACCGCACGTTGAGCCACATGCATGTGctctctgctctgctctgctctgttTCGCGTCCGCTCCCAAACActtattatggccttgtttagttcttaaaaattttacaaaatttttcagatttcccgtcacatcgaatctttagatgtatgcatgaagtattaaatatagataaaaataaaaactaattgcacagtttagtcgaaattgacgagacaaatcttttgagcctagttagtccatgattggacaatatttgtcaaatacaaacgaaattgctacagtactcattttaccaaaaaatttggaactaaacaaggcctacgaaACTAGACACGCTgggttttaggccttgtttagttccgaaaagtgaaaacttttcggaactgtagcactttcgtttgtttgtgacaaatattatccaattatgaactaactaggattaaaagattcgtctcgtgattttcagctaaactgtgtaattagtttttgttttcgtctatatttaatgttttatgcatgtgccacaagattcgatgtgacggggaatcttgaaaactttttggttttctagggtgaactaaacaaggcctaagttaaaACTTAAGAGAATCGAGTTTGAACGACCGTCCGGTTGACTTTGAATATCATACCGGACGGTCCtctagtgtgtgtgtgtttcaACCATGAGCTCACTCTAACATCTCCGACTTTGATTAAAATTTTAAATGAACAGACTACTGTGAACACGTATTTTATTAGGTGTAGAGATTTAGTGGAACTAATTTGATAAACATTTTTATGTAAAATTAATCAAACTATAAGCTTGATTTAGAACAATGCCGAAATGAACTAGCTACACGGCTGACAGAAAGGGGAAGAGCATGCCGGCCGGCTGTGTTTAGTTGTTTCCTTTTTCAACACTTATGTGCCACCAACTAATACAAGTAAATTGTTATTTTTATGATTTGTTGTCTTTGTGTATAACATATTaattttttatctttttctttctATAGAAATAATTGTAAATTGTTAATTATCTTTGTGCCAACACAAATCAGATTTTGTTGAGCTTGTGGTTTTTTTAACTGGGTTTTTATTCTCAGTACCGAAAATTGCATATTGTGTCTACATAAATTGCACTGATGAAATCTATAATTTtagtataatataatatatatataattatcatCGCCTGAAAGGAAACTGCACTTTAGACACCTGAATTTTAACAAGTTCCTTTCTTTTTTGTTCCGTGGCTTAGCTTTGCTTAAATTGAGCTAGAAGTACATGATACTCGGACTCGGTATCTTTATGTAACAAGAGCGCATTAGCAATTAGGCAGTTACTAACTCCAATGTCAAAAAAAGGCTTAtagaaaaaattttaaaaaataaaacagcACATAGTGAAACTACATAGCAGGTGGAAGATGCCAGGTCACGCTAGACCTTGACACCACAACATACTTACAAGATACTGATAACGTGGGTGTGGCAGGGGAATGACCAAATGAGTACACTTGGACTCGCAACGTCTTGTAGAAACTTTTTGCTTGCCACATGGgaaatgaggccttgtttagtttgagaaaaattttggattttgctactgtagcactttcgtttgtttgtggcaaatattatccaatcatagactaactaggaccaaaagattcgtctcgcgatttacaggtaaactgcggaattagtttttgttttcgtctatatttagtgcttcatgcatgtgccgcaagattcgatgtgacaggaaatcttgaaaaattttggaaactaaacaaggcctgagtgcaCAGACTGCAGGCACGTAGTACCAGCCACCAGGCTGGGCCGGTTTCCATCTGGCGCTAGAGAGGCTCTTACCACTTTTTCACTTTTTGGGCCGGTACCTAATAACAGGCCATATGCTCTGTCGCATTACCAGTGTCCTTCTACCGAGCTACTCCTACTCTTCTAGTATAGGTACAATAATTAGCTGGCAGATCATGGCAGATTGCTTGGTTAGGAACGCTACCTATAGTCACAAACTTGTAGTTGTAGTAGCTGTCCGTCGCTAAGTCTTTATATAAGGCCTCATTTGGTAGAATTCCCCTTCGACTCTAGCTCTGACTCATCACCTTTGAAAAAACCTTACCAAACAGTTTAATCGGAGCCATTTTCCAGTTAAAAGAAAGAGTCAGAGCCGTTTTGACGGCTCTCGCGAACACGTCTTAAATAGGCTTTTTAATAATGTAATAAGTAGCAGGTAGCCAGGCCTTTGTTGTTTTAGGAGTATCCaggcttttttttttgtttctttgaggggATGGTATCCAGGCTTTTGTAGTACCTGTGACTGCGATCGTGGGCCAACAAAAGCCGGCCCGCCCCAAAAGTGCATTGGATAGGCTTGGACTCTGATTTTCTTACCTCAACCGTATCAGGCTTGGCCGTACTCCCCCCCCACCACCCCCCACACACTAGCAAATTAATTGTCATTTTTGGTTTCTGTACAACAAGTTTAACTCGATTtgtaaaaaatatattaaaaaactgaattgaaagatgtttccaatgatactaattatgtactataaagaTTAACTttcttaatatatatttagtcaaaattgTTTATTGGAAAGCGTAAACGACAGTTATTTTAGGGCGGAGGAAGTATGATATGTAAGAGTAAATATTATAGTAGCCTGTAAGCCGGCTAAATGCTAAGGTAGACTGTAAGCTTATAGTCAGCTTAGGCATAGGCAGGGGCGGATCTCCACCTAGGGCCACTAGGGCCTTGGCCCTACTTGTGGATCAAAATTTCTTAATacttatttttaattttttggaTTATATTCATCACCATAGACTGCCTCGATCATCCTCTCTCATCTCTTGCTTGTGCCCGCTTTGTAGTGTGTTACTCCTTCCTGGTTCCCTCACGTTTTCAATCCCAGCTCATAGTGTACTCCAGGGCATCGTGGTTGGCTTTGTTGTTGTTTTCTAGCTAAACACGTCCTTCTTTGCAGTTATTAGCAAAGACATAATTCTATCATTCCAACCAAACACAATAATAGTTATTCCATCCCTCTTCCACGCTCTCCAACCAAACGCACCCTAGATGGCCGAGCGCGAGTGGATTTAAGTTTGAAATTAAGATTTTTATCCACTTTCATGTTATGGATTTAAGTTTGAAATTAAGATTTTTATCTCGAACTATGTATTTATAAGCTATTTTTGTTATCTATCGGTATTAGACTTGGTACAACTGATATCTTGATTCAACGTAAACGGTGTGTGTGCTTTATTAGTGGCCCTAGACGTCAAAATTGACGAGCTCCGCCACTGGGCATAGGAACCAAGAAACTTTATGAGAGAGATGAGTAgatcatgtattaatagtgaatagctaactattgtatgggtaGGCTGAGAGAAGACTGTAAGAAACCTTGTATTATGAAACTTGCTCTAAGTGAATTTTGGCCGGCAGTAGCTGGCTGGGGCCAATCAGGCTGATGGGCTCATTTCGAATCTCAAGGAAATTTTGTATGAAACAGTTTCAATTCCACACGAATAGGAAGTGTTTATTTTGCTTCAAATTAAAATTAACATGCCcgcgttttgttttgttttgtgtgTTTTTGTGCAAAGTGCAGCAGTGGGAGTCGGACCAGCTGGTGGAGTCATCCTACATCAGGGAGCTGGGCGACGACCTGAGCATCATCCACCTCAAGTTCggcgacgcctcctcctcctccaccaccagccGGCGGCCCGCCCGGCGCCGGGACCTGGTCGTCTACGAGCGGCGCCAGGCCATGGACGACGGCACGCTGGTGGTCGCGGTGGCCTCGCTGCCCAAGGAGATCGCCGCGGGCTTGCTGCCGCCGCCCAAGGGCGGCTCCGTCGTCGTCGGCCGCAGCCTGCTGCTGCAGTCCGGCTGGGTCGTCGAGAGGCTCGACGGCGACGCCGGATCCTGCGTCGTCACCTACGTCGTGCACCTGGACCCGGCCGCCGGCTGGCTGCCGCGCTGCATCGTCAGCCGCCTCAACAGCAAGCTCGTCATGGTCATCGCCAAGCTCAGGAGGATCGCGCAGGCCACCGTGCCTGCCGCCGCCGGCTAGCTGTCAGTGTGAGAGTTATTAGCAGCGTCGTCGGTCAGCTGCTGCACGCGTAGTTATaagtaaatatatatatacgtaCTATGTTTTTTTGGTAGAAACGGAGTGCACGCGCGTCATCCATCTCGGGATGCCCCGCACTATATACCTATTGTATTGTTTCAGACTATGTGAGTGAGAATTACTATATATGTGTGCACGTTttagtattattattatatttttttcgaaaacttttcagtattTAGAATTACTATGTGTGTACTCTCTCAATTCTAAAATAACTATTGTTTTGGGTTTTCGTGTCGCAAGTTTGactatatttataaaaaatacatgCAACAGTGGCGGGCCATCTGGACACTGAGAAATGATTGCATCTTTAAGAATCTGCAGCACTCCATTGATCATCTTCAGGAAAGACAAGCTCAAAGCTAAAGAAGACTACAAGATATTGCTGGATTCATGGTTGCATAACTTTGTATAACTAgtcttattttctttatttctttctttGTCTCTTAATCATTTGTACTGGGAACTTTTTGAACTGTTTGTTTTATTTTCAATAAAAAGTCCAGTAGGGGATATCCCTCCTGTTTCATAAAAAAATAGTGGCGGAAATACTGTAAGATATTTTTACGCCGCATCGGGTCAGGCTAAATCTATACTTTCATAGATTTTTGGGCTGAaataaaggaattattaaagAGATTTTTGGGCCAAGCCCCGAGCCGCAGCCTGAGCAGCTCGGGGCCTGGATCCGCCCCTGACatgcaacatttgtatctctaaataaatttgttaaaaagacTACATTTAAAGATCTTTtcgatgatactaattatgtactataaatattaatatttttaatatatatttagttacaaCTATTTCTTGAAAAGTGAGAACTACAATTATTTTGGGACAGAGAGAGTGCGTCAATCCAGTAAAATCCGACTTCATATAGATAACCAAAAGTACACGAGTTCTCAGACTCAAAACCTCAAAAACGAGgaacattaaaaaaaataagaaagagaGTAAGAAGAAACTATATAGAAAGAGACTAAGCTTCAAAATTTCTTATTCGTTCCTGCTTTCAACTTGTTTTGTCTTTGCGTAATAGGACTAGATCAATGACTAAGTTCCTATCCCACAAACCGGTTTTCCCACACCCCTTGCGGCTGCATCCCTTATCTAATGGCTGCAAGCTCTTTAAGATTTGGGTTGGTCAAAGCCTATTGATTTTCTATATTCATTTTCATGTTTGATTCCTCATGTTTGATTTCCACCTTTTTCTGTTCCATTCTCAATTCAATCTTCTCTCTCTAGCTATCCATCTCACACCTCCACCACTTTGtcactctcactctctctctGGTTCTCTCTTCTCCATCGCTCTCTCAGACTCATCTGCTACGTACCTCTGACCTCCTCTCTCTTTCATTATcactcttcctctctctctttctctcaatCACTCTTCCAAACTCGTCTTCTACCTCCGATGCTCCCTCTCACTCTTTCTCTCAGCTTCTCAGACTCATCTTCTACCTCAGATCCGACGCtcatctctctccctctctctctctagatgaTTTCATGATTTTCTTCAAACTTCTAGTCGACATTTTTGTGTTTCTTCATCTCCTTAGACTATTATTTTTCTCATTTGTTATAGTCATTAATAGATCAAGACTACTAGCGCCCGGACGTTCGACGCCAGCAGCATGTCCGGACACTGAGCCTCCAACCCGCGCCACacggagaaaagaaaaaaaaggcacCAGCAGCGCGTCTGCACGCCGAGCCCCCACCCGCGACACactgagaaaagaaaaaagaaaagaaaaaggaaacccGTGCGTCCGCAACCATCTCGCCCCGGCTCTACTTGCCCTGCACGGAGGACTGCTCTTCGTTCGCTCCCCATGCAAGGAGCCCGTCCCCACCCCCACGAGCATGGGATCTACCTCGCCCCTCGCCTCACCGGCTCCTAGCACATCCGCCCGTCGTCAACTCGTCCCGATAGCCTATCCTATACGCTTAACGCTGCAACACAATGTGCATGATAGTGCAACAACACCAAACATACTGCTACAACAATAGATTCAAGTAGCTGAAACGTCATAAAATATAGTACGACAACAACATgcaaactactactacaacaacATGCAAACAACTACAACAACATATAGATTGAAGCATTGGATAGAGCAGCTGAACCACCATGAACCTAGTATTACAACAACAACGAACGACTGCTGCAACAATATGTAACAACTAATACAACAACTAGATTGAAGCATTGTATGGAGAAGCCGAAACACCATGGACATAGTACTACAACAACACCGAATAATTGTTGCAACAACATGCAACAACTAATACAATATTATAGATTGAATTATTGGATGGAGCAACTGAAACACCATGGACAACTAACAACACCGAACAGCTGCTGCAACAACATAAAACAAACTAGTACAACATGCAAATTGAAGCAACTAAAACAACATCTCAAAACACAATACTGCAACAAACGACTAAAACCTAATGCAACATCTAGAGAGAACCATTGCAATAATGACGAGACCTGAACCTGAGAGCTCATCGAAACCATACCTTACTGCAACATCACCTGAAAAACGTATTGCAACAACCAGAGAACACCACTAGAAATTGTGCGAGCGCTGAAACCCAAGAGATCGCCAAAACCTTAGCCACCACCACATCCCATAGATTTAGACCCAGAGGAGGAgtaggaggaggagcagaagcTAGAGGAGGTGGAAGAGGTGGATGAGAAGGGGAGGAGGGCTCAGATCCAAATCCACAGGAGAAGGGAGGGAAAAGGGAGGCCTCGGATCCAAATCCCTTCCACCTACCTCGTCGGAGCCGTGCTGTCATTCTCGTCTTTGGATGCATGGAGGTCGCGGAACGAGGGAGAGAGatagatagagagagagagagagagtacgaAGAGAGGGAGGTGCGCGCACTCGTTGCAAGCCACCGCCGTCGCCCCCCTCCGGTGGCCTAGAGGCTTGAAAGTTGTAGGAGGGTGAGGGAgggaggaagggagggagggGGAGGAATAGCTCGCTAGCGGTGCAGAAGGAGTGCGGGCGTAGACAGCAAGAGCGGCGGCGGACATTTCAGAGGAAGATGGAAAAGGAGTGGATAAGAAGACGTGAGAGGAGGAGAGGACAGCGAGTGGATCGGAGCGAATAAAACGAGTGGACAACAACGTCTGTCTGTCCAAACGTCTTATACATATCATTACCCTTAATAGATGCACTACTAGCTGGGTCATAGTTTTTTTTAACATTCTAGCAGCAACTATGctgttcttttaatttgcttgtTCGATTCACTAATAGCTTAAGCGCTAGATGATTTTTTTTAGCTCAAGAGCATAGTCAACTCATCATAGCTTAAGTGTCTGTGTTGTTCCAAATCCGTCGCCGTGCACATGAACAAAAATTCCTGACCCCCTGCAATATATCTAGtaccgcaaaaaaaaaaaccccatCCCAGTTTCCTATAAATAAAAAatcctaatgatacttagttaatatCATCTTAAGTTtcctataaataaaaaagactGTCTCAGTTTTCAAAAATCTTAGAGTGTCAAAAATACATGTTTtgattaaaattataaaaaagttATAGAAATTTGTGAcataaaatatttatactataaaaatatacttaataaaaaatctaataatatttagttaatatcataaatattattatcttattatataaatttgactAAACTTAAAGtgttttaattttatttttggAACGTGCCCCTGCTCGCTGCCCCCTTGCACcaccaaattataggtaaattgtgcaattaatttttatttttgactatatttaatgctctatatatgcATCCAAAACAAATTGatttgacggagaatcttgaattttttttgaactaaaccagGTTGTGGTTGGGTCTTGTTTACAtcctaaaaattttgtaaaattttccaaaattctccatcacatcgaatcttgtggcacatgcatgataaaaaaaaataattaactgcacagtttgtctattatttgcgagatgaatcttttgagcctagtgagtacatgattggacaatatttatcaaatacaaacaaaatgctacagtgtctattttgtaaaaaaatttgcaactaaacaagatgGGAACATATTTGGTGAAAACCACAACCTTCGTGAAAACTCATGCAAACCACGGTAAATAAGTTGTCTAAATTCACcaaaaaatcacacatgtagatgatatgatgatacacaactttgtgaaatatcttgtccaaactcaaattcgtttgtgagatataaaaaataacaaatttctaaCAAATCCTGTGGAAAGCTTTCTGtcttgaaatttgttattttttatttcacaAAAAGAATTCGAGTTTAGACAAAATATTTTACCaggttgtgtatcatcatatcatctacatgtgtgCTTTTTTTGATGAATTTAGATGACATTTTTGTCGTTGTTTGCACGGGTTTTCACGAAGCCTGTGGTTTCCACCAGATACGTTCCCAAACAAGATCTAGATGGAATCTTTGTATTTGTAGGcgcttagtgtccaatcataaactaattaggctcaaaatatttatctcataaattactctATAAAAAGTGTTTAGTTTTAcaaatagtatatatttagtactctatgtatgtgtttAAATATTTGATGTAGTTAGGATTAAACTTTAACAATGCAAAGTACTACCAGTGTCTTTATCTCTGTCCGTACAAGTTAGGATCTCTGTCCTATGCTTTTCTaggtaaaaagtttttgaataatATAGTAATAatatagtacttttgtttgtatttattaattattatcgAACCATAAATtagctaggcttaaaagattcgtttgacaaattatagataaactatacaattagtttttttatttttatttaatatatttatatatgtaccataaaatttgatgtgagagaaaatgtttaaaagtttttaaattttgctACAAGGCCCTGCACACTGCCCCGAGAACCATTGCAAGTCAACCTCTACAGTTTTTGCGTGCTCTTTGTGTCATTTTATCTTAAAAGTTTTTAAGTGCTCCCATTACACCTATGCGCAGACAGTAGGCACCCCTCACTAATcactaaggatgaaaacggtacggataccgaattcgtttagaggcaTTGAGATCTATCCGTATCCGATTTCGAATAtttaacatccgataccgtatccgtatccgaatacgtaaatcatatatttatgatgtcgacatctagttctatcttatccgacatggttgacATTATCTGTATTCGAATTCGAATCCGACCagatatatgaaaacaaatatgatatcccgtccgtatccgatccgttttcatccctagcccTCACCCACTAAAATAATTCTTCGCTCTTCCAATACTTGTGGATGTGGTACTAGGCGTTAGGGAAAAAATGACAACAAAGAAATGTTGTGATAAAACGACATATCTACATAGAAAGCTTGGTGGATGAAAATTGAATTAAAAAGGTTGAATGCTATTTTTCGTTGATGCGGTAACAGTTTTTGTACTGAGTGGAACTATAAAATGAATAGTATATGTTCTTAATAAAAAATAAGATTAAATTAGAAATTGGTGGGTTCATAGTTTCAGATAGAACCAGTTAGAGTCTGCGCATGGTAcaggtgtcgagggtatcagtaaggggtaccctcagcgatgcgcattatgagattgcccgtacgcaggttgagaccctcaattcgacgctctaatcttacgtatgcgccgccatcgacggccgcaacctcaaagacggaaatagcgtcgagcggatcgatcaggcgtcgaacgccggttaccgtcgaatacggaacaagctcacgcgaaccggggggcgtcgagcgcaaggacgccgtccgccgcctgacgcgcgcacgcgggccggagcattaaatgcgcctgatgcttccccacctaacacacaggtcacgggaggcgtgatagggaacaggcttccgtcccatcaatctttttacagctttcccgccgaacgacccagggcatggcagggcgcgggaaataaggatgggacgtctaatcgggactccctcgagacgtctaaagtcagcgctccggatatcagcacaatgtacggggtctgaccctcgaccagacagagatccttccaggggacgggttgggcgtcgactgactacatcccaaccactccgccggatttgccgtcggatcgtacaagcgtgcacccgtcgaaccaatccaagacggcgcgcagagcagaatgcaggggcacgcgtgatcatcaccaggctattaagacgggacggctcgaggtcatgccggtacggaagcctcgagtaggtcagcgctccatgctgctatcgactcctattctgacgcctatacatgtaccctgggtctatccttggagctataaaaggagggactcaggaatagaacgacacaagaccacgctcatacgtagtagagcacgacacttcataccacgcttgtattcacccctgtacaagcacttaggtgcaagataatacaaactcactcccccccgctggacgtagggccttctcttgcccgaaccaggataaatctctgtgtcttcttgcatcaccatctgggaaagggagcacgcatataaatttactcgttggtgtgacccccccggggggaaaacaccgacagttggcgcgccaggtaggggtcctgcgtgttttttcatcgatttcccactcctttccagatggccactcttgcctcgccgtttccgcgctccacggtgatttggtttgggagtctcgagttcatgtctacgggctccggctatgacatgatcttgctctcagtcagaggaccaggaggagcccgcgttgcgccagcacggttgaaggtcccgagacgccctcaccaccacgcctccccgcctaagaagaggcgcggacagcaccaccgcggcccctctgcctcatcacgaccaacaactcgtgcgaggcaggaagtGGGCCGCAAGTCGGCAGCACTGTGTGGCGGAGCAACAagcacgacgactcagcaccgcgcaacGACGGGAGagaacgcgtctcgcgcgctctcccccaccgctgctaggctacttccacacgggttgttcactccaagagcggcactgccattcggattggacaacgccgcggcgtcgctcgccagagcgatatgcccaaacgcccggacgtacgtggaaagaccaacggtcctcccacgtggCTCGGAAGCGCAGCGGccagcgtccgagctgccggacctttcccgggtACGAAGCCTTCGTCGTCTAGGCCCTGGACGttacacgatcacctccctcaggcagcgattgctggaggaggggcgtgggtgtttctacgccgccgagccagactccgactccgagactgatagctacgaccctacgagggaatgctatcacatcgacggagcggtagaaactaccgatgagacACAGGATGCCGCTGCGGGCGGTCAagcccccgcggcacgagaagaccccaggacgcctgggaacgacggacaagtcgacccccctccgcaggaagacagaaccgcgcagctcgcgcagctgcgggagctcaagatgaagctcgacgaagaccgcgagcgcctcgtcctgctcgagcaaatcctcgagcaagacctgctctacccgccaggcggaagtgtccgcagacgcgctcgagaggtacatcgtcaGATCGTCGGcaacgcagagccagagcaacctgtcagccgtttccctcgagcaggccagaatgtagtggcagcaacgatgttgctgcgtaacatgccagagccgtcgaattcccaggcccgacgcattcgagatgaggtacagacattgctccaggtggcggcagttcaacaagccgaaagctcggcatctcgacgacgaggagctgccacagagaagcgcgacgaacagcctcaaaacgaaaaggaggtgtcagtccatcaacaacctccccctcgaggcagaaagaccgctctcatcctccccgtcgacaatcagcgtcgacacgacgcgcggaacgacatcgaagaaaatcgacgccgccggcacggagacgcggaagagcgcggttacagcgcgcatcgcggcgggagatacgacagcgacgaggaccgcgtGGCCCCTGAGCCACCGGgaccacgggtgttcagcagggcgatccgcagcacgcccctgcccaatccattccgacccccgaccagcattgcgaagtacaatggagagaccaaaccagagttatggctggccgattttaggctggcctgtcagctaggtggcgctcgaggtgatgatcgagccatcatcagacagctaccccttttcctctccgacaccgcccgtcgatggctcgaagaacttccagcaaatcagattcACGACTGGGTTGACTTGGTAAAAGTTTTCGAGGGCAAtttcaaaggaacctacatacggcctgggaactcgtgggacctcagcaagtgtaaacagaagtcaggagaaactctccgagagtaaacagaagtcaggagaaactctcgaggcacggtgccacctgacgcgttctcaagagatctccacgagccgtccgtcgacttaggctcgggggctggcatcgATGCTGCTCATTCCCAGCCAACCAACATCGTCGACACGCTCTTAATGGCAGCTGAAGTAATGGAGGTAGAACGGCAGcctggtcgaccgttcgactggcgcacaccattcctcgactgcctagtcCGCGGTGAGCTGCCGGAGGATCGGtcagaggcccgtcgtatcgctcgacgggccaaatcatatgtgatctatggcgaagatcatgagctatatcgacgaagcccgacgggggtcttacagcgctgcatcaccgtgga is a window from the Sorghum bicolor cultivar BTx623 chromosome 5, Sorghum_bicolor_NCBIv3, whole genome shotgun sequence genome containing:
- the LOC8076913 gene encoding uncharacterized protein LOC8076913 yields the protein MCSIFPSHSVIGVSSPAQSAAGGGGGGSGFQSPAESRGSSMSSGGSSLPSPSAAPACSRSWSISEDSLRRYVSYASESCIQELLAASDSGRGGADGDSDGDDGWKVLVYHNGVEISKRRTGPAHVFRSRWLLQDVSPEQFMAVANAVDAAKQWESDQLVESSYIRELGDDLSIIHLKFGDASSSSTTSRRPARRRDLVVYERRQAMDDGTLVVAVASLPKEIAAGLLPPPKGGSVVVGRSLLLQSGWVVERLDGDAGSCVVTYVVHLDPAAGWLPRCIVSRLNSKLVMVIAKLRRIAQATVPAAAG